Genomic DNA from Leptolyngbya iicbica LK:
CCGATGAGTGTGGCGACAAAGGTGTTGGCGGGCAGTAAGACTTCATCCCCTTCACCAATGCCGCAGGCCGAGAGGCCGAGGGCGATCGCATCCGTGCCACAGCCCACGCCGACCCCATGCTGCGCTCCCGAAGCCGCCGCAAAGGCGGCTTCTAACTCTTTGACGGCTTGCCCTAAAACAAAATCACCGCGACTCAAAACTGCGGTTAAGGCAGCTTGCATCTCGTCTTGAATCTGGTCGTGTTGCCAGGACAGATCGACAAACGGAATTAATTCTCTGGGTTTAGTCATAAGAAATATCGGTGTTTAAGGGCAAGCGATAGCAGATAAATAGGCCAGCCAATCGATTGAGGGCAATTGCGACAATTTGCAGGCGGGCTGCTTTGCTAAAGAACCTAAGAGCAGTTTGATTTCCTCCGCTCGCGTCATCCAGTCAGCGATATCAAAGATCAATCATTAACAGCAATTCAGGCATTAGATGTATTTTTGATGTTAGTGATCGTCACCAACGTTGATGGCAATTGCTATAGTGATTCGCAGTTTTATTACAGAATTAGTCGCTTTCTTGATAAAGTCTCCATGAATGTTGAGGGCAATCTCGCATCAACAAGTTGGCTTTAGGGTGCCCGGAGTTGTCTCGCTTGCAACAATCTCAACGTGTTTCCTCGGAGGATGCTGCCATCATGGACTTTGATACTGCACGTCGGTTTGTGCTGGCCCAGACCCTAGCACCAGTGCCAGGACAAACCCCCTTCATCGATTGTTTGCGGCGTGGCGAAGCGCCAGTGCCGGGACAGGTGACGTCGCTGTTGCTGGCGCTCAAAACGCTGGCTCAGGGACTGAAAAAGGAACCGATGATTGAGCGATCGCTGGGGCATGCACTGTTTATCCTGACGTATGAAAGTCGGCAGCTCTATCTCCAGGGCAAGACCCAAAACGTTGACTGGCCACCTTTGTTAGACGACGACCTCAGTCGGATTGCGGTGGCAGTTGAGCAAATTTGGGCCGACGCTGCGACCTGATTGCCCTGTGGTTGCCCTTGCCCGATGTGGTTGGTCATTCTGGTAAGCGGCGAGATCGCAACCCGACCCAGAGCGCCCACAGCGTTGTGATCAGCAAAACCGGATAAATCAACAGCAGATCGACGCGAATATTGGCTTCGGGAGTCCGCACCAAAATCAGCCATTCCCAAAGGGCGAAGGTGGCCCAGAGACCGGTGGCCCACAGCAGGGGCCAAGGCCAGCGTCGCCGCGCCCAGCCCAGCACTCCAAACATCGCGAGGAGCACCGTGGCGACCGCGATGCTGCGCTCGGGATGCGCGATCAACGGTTTGATAGGGGTAAAGAATAAACCGAGCCAGTCCATGATGTCTCCTGGGCGATCGCGCTCCACGTTGCTCTGCCACAGCCAACGTTTTGGCCTCAAAGCACCGGGCTTCTACTCGGAGGTCGTGATGGGTAAGAGATTGGCATCAAACTCCAGGCTATCGAGCACGGTATTGGCGGCGGGCCAAAACTCGTCAGCCATCTCGGCGGGATACAGCACCACTACTTGAATGGGCTGCCCAGCCGCTTGACCAATCAAGATATGGCCGGACTGCTCCATGTCGGTGCTGATGTCGAACACCATCTCAAACCAGGGATAGGGAAACTCTGAAGCCGTGTCGGCACGGGAGCCGTCCAAAGTCCAGCCATTGTTTTCGATCAGACCGTTGGGGCCAGTGATGAAGTCCATCAGGTCGCCTGTGTCCGAGGTATTGGCAGGCAAAAAGACGCTGACTTCCGCATCGTCGAGGGCGTTGCCCTGGGGCGTAAAGGTAAAGAAGACGCCAACGCCTTCGCCACTGCCTGTGCCCATCACGGTCATGGTGTCGGGGTACTGAGCGGTGACGGGGATATTTTCGGCGGGGCCATCGTAGGTCAATAGCGCCGCTGGGGCGGTGCTTTCGGTGCTAGTTTCAGAGGGCTCGGAACCGGTCTCCGGTGCGGTGCAGGCGGTGCCCGCAAGCAGCAGAAGGCCAACGGTGGCGAGGGGCAAAAAGACTTTTTTCATGATGACAACTTCACGATACAAAAAGACATTGGGTGTTCTCATTCAAAAATGCAGCAAATGCACCCCCACCGCCGCTGGCAGCCGAGTTTTTTGGCTACCAGCGATGTATCTGATGCTGCTCCAGGATGCTATGTGGGCTTTACAAATAGCCTTCGTCAGCTTCGCTGTAGATGTAGTTGAAGAGTTCTTCGCCGTTGTACAGATTGATGATCACCACGCGACTGTTGCCGCGATCGTACATGACACGAAACCGGCCATCAGAGCCGACAAACACATCGCCAGAAGACCGATAGAGCGGACCATTGAAGTAAAATTGGCCTTCGCTAAATTCGGCAGAATATTCGTTGTCGGCTACGCGGAGCAGTTCAGCGAAGGAAGGAGGGCCGGTGGTGTAATCGTCGTAGCTGCTCGCGTTGCTGTTCGTCACACTGCTGGGTTCGGTAAAGAAGTAGTTGTAGAATTCCTCGCCCGTTTCATCAGAGATGACGACTACGCGACCGCTGTCGCGATCGTAATTAACGCGAATTCCGTGATCTGTCGCCTGATAGGTGTTGCCATAGCCACGATGCAGCACATCGCGAAAATAGAAATTTCCATCCGTAATCTGCACGATAATTTCGTTCGGGCCTTGGGCAGTCATGTAAGTGGTGGGCACCGAGCTTTGTGCCAGTTGAATCGGCGTGGTCGAAAGGCGGGGATTTGCCTGGGCGGGCATGATGGTGCCCGCTGCCCCCAACATCAGTAAGGTCGCCAAAAGCGTAGTAGAAGATTTCATGGTGATGGTTCTCGAAAAAAGTGTGGATTGGCAGAATGCAGCCATGGCCGGGGGGCCGTCATGATTGAGCGGCTGGCGACAGAGCAGCGCAGCCTTTAGCCCCTCGCCCAAACCGCCGAGACGATCGCGACACTGCTGCTGCCGCCAGGTTGTGAACATTGATTGAATGACCCGTCCGCGTCTGCGCTGGCAACGCGATTACAAATAGCCGTCGCTGGGGAAGATGATGAAGTCGCTGCGCACCCAGCCCACTGCGCCGGATTCTAAAAACTGCACTTCACACCAGTTCAGGTCGCTGCCTGCGGTGTCGGTATCCTGCACGCATTGCAGAATTTCCACCTGATCGCCCGCGAGGCCGTAGCTGTGGGCATAAGAATAGACGGTGGGTTCGCTACGGACGTTGATTTGGGAACCGCGATCGTAAGCCGTCAGCGTCCCCACCCGTTGGCCATAGTCCTGCACCGGGGCACTGCCGTAGGAACTGCTGGCATCCCAATAGACGTACAGTTCTGAGCCATCGGGAAACTCAAAACTCTGGCCCGACTCAAACACGTTTTGATAGATCAAACCGCCGTACTGGTCGGTGTAGCGGCCAGACTGCCCGGTTGGCTCAAAGTCGTAGCGCTGGCCGTTGGCCTGTAACTGCACCCCGATGTAGCCCTGTCGTTGGGAGAAGGTACAGCTGGTGGATAGATAGGCATAAGCGCCACCGGGGGCGTACAAATCACAGTGGGCTGGCGCGGTATCGGCTTTGGCCGCGATCGCTAACCCTAGGGGCATCAGCGCAGTCAAGAGAGCGACAGCAGAAATTTTTGTTCTCATTAGTTTTTAGACAGCAACTTGAACTCAACCTGAAATACTGTGTCGGAAAAATACCCTTCATCTAGTATTTGTGCAGCTATGTATAGCATGTCACTTAGCATTTACAGGCACAGATAATACTAAGAAAAGATTCTGGTATGAATTCTTCTGGAAATCCATATCGATATCGTTTAGAACCTTTAAGACAAGGAAAGAGCCTGTTTCAGTTAAGTCATTTAAGGAGTTTTATAAGGAAAAACGATCCTTTGGAAATTTTGATCCTGTCGCTTTTAGCTACCGAGTGGTTGGCTGAAATGGTTAGATAAAGTCATGGCTGAAGAGTACATCCCACTTTTGTCAATTGGCCCACCCTGCGGGAAGTGCAAAGCTCTACATCTCCCAGCCCCTGCTCCTAGTTTTTGGAAAAGGGGGCGGATAAGTCTCTCTCTAGGCTGAGCGAGGAATTCAGGGGAGGGTGACGCAACGGGGATGCACTCCGGACTGAATTACGAGTGTTGAGCATGGGCCTGAGTTTGTGAGCTTGAGGGTCCTCCTCAGTCAGTCATCGGACAGCACGACAGGGTTAAGGGGAATGTTGAGGGATGGGTGATATGAGCCCCAGGGAAAAATTTACAAAGCGCCAGCGGGGTGTATTTTTGAGCGCTGAGGGGCGACGTCGGCTTACCGCTGCGATTAATCAGGCCGCAGTCTTGATGAATCAAGGCGATCGCTTCACGGCGGCGGATATTAGCCAGCAGACGGGAGTTTCTAAGTCAACGATTAGTCGGCTCTGGTCGGGCAAGGTAGGGGTTGACCACAAGTCAGTGCAGTTAATTTTCAGCACCTTTGACCTGGAGCTGACGTTAGATGACTTGCAGAGTCCGCAAAGCAAGGGGGCAGTGGGGGCCGCGTCTACCCCGACCCCCCTCTCAGGGCCGCTCCCCTATCCCACGGGGCCAGTGCCGCTAGATTCACCGCTGTACGTGGTGCGATCGCCCTTAGAAGAACGGGCGTATCACGAAATGACGCAGCCGGGTTGTGTGATCCGCATTAAAGCTCCCTCTGGATTTGGCAAGAGTTCTCTGGTGTTGCGGCTATTAGCCCAGGCCGAAAAACTGGGTTATGGCATCGCCTCCATCGACCTCCTTCAGGTCGAACCCAGCACATTGACGAATCCCAGCGCATTTTTGCGTTGGTTTTGCCACGCGATCGCCGTCAAATTGGGTCGCCAACTCAATGTCGAAGACTATTGGAGCGATGTACTGGGCAACGCCCTGAGCACAACCCTGTTTATCCGTGAGCAAATTTTAGACGCCAGTGCGGTGCCCTTTTTGCTCCATATTAAGGAGTTCGACCGGCTATTTGACCACGCCGCCACCGCCCAAACCGTTTTGCCCGTGCTGCGCTCATGGTATGAGGAAGCGCGGCACGATGCCGGGTGGCAGCGCCTGCGGCAAGTGGTGTCTTATGCCACCGAGAGCTACTTGCCCCTCGACATCAATCAATCGCCGTTTAACGTCGGCTTACCCATTCCCTTGCCAGAGTTCACGCCTGCGCAGGTCAATGACCTGGTGGCATGGCATGGCCTGGAGCTCGATGCCGTCGCGCAGCAGCAGTTGATGACACTAGTGGGGGGACATCCACAACTGATTCGATTAGCGCTTTACCATTTACGTCAGCAAGCGTTGACCTTGACTGAGTTGCGACAGCAGGCAGCGGAGCGTACGGGCATTTTCCATAGTTATTTGCAGGAGATGCTGGTGCGGGTGCAGGATGGGCCGGAGCAAATGGCGGTGCTGAAAGAATTGGTGATGAGCGATCGCCCGATCTCGCTCGACCCCATCTTGGCGTATCAGCTTGAGGCGACGGGCTTGATTAAATCGACCTCGACCGGTTGGATAATGAGTCTAGAGCTTTATCGCGATTATCTGCGGAATGCCCTATTTTCGCTGTATGAGTAGGGTGGGCACTGCCCACCATCCCCTCTATCACCAGTCAATCGGGAACACTCAACTTAACGTCTCTTCCCATCCCCAAATGCCTGATTACCGACGTGTCTACACTCCCGGTGGGGCGGTCTTTCTCACTCTGGTCACTTACAATCGAAAAACTCTCTTTGCACAGCCCGAAAATATCCAACGCCTGCGTCAGGCGGCGGCCATCGTTAAGACCGAAATGCCCTTCGACATCACTGCCGCCGTTATCCTTCCTGATCACCTGCACTTTGTCTGGACTCTGCCCCCTCACGATGACAACTACTCCAAGCGCGTCGGTCGACTGAAGGTATTGTTTACTCGATCCTTTAAAGGAAATGTGGCGCTACCGCAGGATGTGTGTCTGTCTCGCCAACGGCAGCGAGAAAGCGACGTATGGCAGCGACGATTTTGGGAGCACACCATTCGCGATGAAGCCGATTGGATTGGACACATCAATTATTTGCACTACAACCCGGTCAAGCATGGCTTTGTCGGGTGCCCCCATCAGTGGGAGTTCTCAAGCTTTCGGCAATTTGTCAAGAATGGATTTTATGCAAAGGATTGGGGATGTCGGTGCGGCGGGCAAGAGGCCGGGGTTGAGTATGAGGGGGCGAGTTTGGTGGTGGGCGAATAGATTGGGGGGTGGGCAGTTATCAGGTGGTGGGCAGTGCCCACCCTACTTTTTCTACTGGATGATTAGAGGCATCTCCTTGCAAAGCTTATGACCTCATCCTTTTGCTATCACGTCGGCGGCTGTCTGCAAGCCGATGCCCCTAACTATGTGGTGCGCCAGGCCGATCGCGACCTTCAAGCGGCCCTGCAAGCTCGCGAGTTTGGCTATGTCTTTAGCTCGCGGCAAATGGGCAAGTCGTCGCTGTTGATCCGCATGAAGCAGCAGCTGCAAGCGACGGGGGCGGCCTGCGCCTATCTGGATATGACCCGCCTGGGCACCACGGGCCTCACCCAAACCCAGTGGTATGCCGGGGTGGTGATGAGCCTGCTGCAAAGTTTGGGCCTCTCCCAACGGCTCCAGTTTCATGACTGGTGGCAAGCCCACGCCGAGTTGACGCTGGTGCAGCGCCTCAATCACCTGGTGGAAACGGTGCTCTTGCCCGAGGAGACCGGGCCGCCGCTCTATATCTTTATCGACGAAATCGACAGCCTGCTCAGTCTGGAGTTTTCTACCGACGACTTTTTTGCCTGGATGCGAGCCTGCTATAACCAGCGATCGCACGATCCCCGCTATCGTCGCCTCACGTTTGCCCTCTTTGGGGTCACGACACCAACAGACTTGATGGCCGATAAACAACGGACCCCTTTCAACGTGGGGCGGGCGATTCCCCTTACGGGTTTTACCCTGGCGGAGAGTGCGCCCCTGCAAGCGGGGCTGGAACCCTGGGTGGATCATCCCTCGGCGGTTCTCAAAAGCATTCTGGACTGGACGGCAGGGCAGCCATTTTTGACGCAAAAGCTGTGTGACCTGGCAGTGCAAACGGCGCAGCAGGCCGAGATGCAGCCGTTGTCGCTATCGTCCGGTATGGCGGAACTGTGGGTTGAGGAACTGGTGCGATCGCGCATCCTCGACCATTGGGAAGCCCAAGACGAACCCATTCACCTGCGCACCATTCGCGACCATCTGTTCTGGCATCAGAACCGCACCGGGCGCATTTTGGGTATTTATCAAGCGCTATTGCAAGGGCAAACCATCCCCACTGACGATAGCCGCGAACAGGTTGATTTACTGCTGTCTGGACTACTGGTGCGCCAGGGCAATCGCCTCGCCATCAAAAACCGCATTTATCAGGAGGTGTTCACTGAGCCGTGGGTCGAGCGACAACTCCAACGCTTGCGGCCCTACGCGGCGGCCCTGACCGGGTGGGTGACCCGCGATCGCCAAGACCCCACCTATCTTTTGCAAGGTCAGACACTGCAACAGGCAGAGCAGTGGGCGCAGGGCAAAAGTCTCAGCGATCTGGACTACCAGTTTCTCGCGGCCAGTCAAGATGCCGAACGCCAGCGGATCCAGCACCTTTTGGATGCGAAAGCGGAGAGCGAGCGGTTCTTTCGCCAATTGGCCGAAGCCGTGCCCCAAATCGTGTGGATTGTGGAACCCGACGGCAACCTGTCCTACAGCAATCAGCAGGGTAAAGATTTTTCGGGGTTGCCCCTAGAGGCTCTGCAAGGGCAACAGCGCATGAATGTGGTGCACCCCGACGATCGCCCTGGCAGTCGCGCCGCTTGGGAAAACGCTCACGCCACGGGTGAACCCTACGAGGTGCAGCTGCGGATGCGGGATGCCGAGGGGAATTATCGCTGGTTTCTCAATCGAGCAGTGCCGATTCGCGATGCCCAGGGCCAGGTGATGAAATGGTTTGGCACCAGCACCGATCTGGATGATGTGAAGCGGGTGGAAGAAGCCAAGCGCCTGCAAGAGGTGGAGGCGCGGTTGGTAGAGCAAGAAAAACGCCTGCAACAAGAACAGCGGGCGCGACGATTACAGCGATCGCTGCTCGGATCCGTCAGCTTGGCCTTGCTCGTGTCGACCCTATTGGGCAGTTTTGCCTTTTGGGAAAAACGCCAGTCGGCGCTGCGAGAAGTGGCCGCCATCACCAATGCCTCCGAAGCGCAGTTTGCCTCCGGCAATCGATTAGATGCTTTGGTAGCAGCGATGCAGGCCCAAACTCGTCTCAACCAGTTGTCCCAGGCCCCCGCATCCCTAGCCACTCAAGTCGAAGCAGATCTGCGGCGGGCTAGCTTTCAAGTGGTGGAACGCAATCGATTTGGCACGGATGCTGGCATTGTTTTAGGGACGGCAGTGAATGCCGAGGGTCGCATCGCATCAGCTCACCTATCGGGCGCGATCGCCCTGTGGCACCCCGATGGTCGCCTGATCCAAGTGCTGACTGGGCACGAGGGCGAAGTCATGGATGTGGCGTTTAGCCCCGATGGGAAAATCCTGATCTCGACGGGACGCGATGGTACTGTGCGCTGGTGGACGGCAGACGGCACCCCCATTAAAACCGTGAATGCCCACCAAAATCGTGGCATGGCTGTGGATGTGAGTCCCGACTGGCAGTGGATCGCCTCTGCCAGCGAAGACCAGACCGTAAAACTCTGGAGCCGCGACGGGCAACTGCAACAGACTTTCCGGGGGCACGATGATTTTGTCTGGGATGTGGCCTTTAGCCCCGACAGTCAAACCCTGGCCTCGGCCAGTTGGGACAATACGCTGAAACTCTGGTCGATGAACGGCCAACGCTTGCAGACCTTCGCCAATCGGCAAGTGTCAGAGAAGGGCGAAAATCGGTTAGTCAGCGTTACGTTTAGCCCCAATGGGCAAACCATTGCCACTGGCGACTGGTACGGTGATGTGATTTGGTGGCAGCGCGATGGCACCTGGCTGCGCACCCAGTCAGAGCACGACAATGCGGTGATTAGTCTAGCGTTTAGTCCTGACGGTCAGACCCTGGCCTCCAGCAGTTGGGACGACACAATCAAGTTTTGGAACACTGAGGGCAATCTGATCAAAACGCTAGCCGGAC
This window encodes:
- a CDS encoding AAA-like domain-containing protein — protein: MSPREKFTKRQRGVFLSAEGRRRLTAAINQAAVLMNQGDRFTAADISQQTGVSKSTISRLWSGKVGVDHKSVQLIFSTFDLELTLDDLQSPQSKGAVGAASTPTPLSGPLPYPTGPVPLDSPLYVVRSPLEERAYHEMTQPGCVIRIKAPSGFGKSSLVLRLLAQAEKLGYGIASIDLLQVEPSTLTNPSAFLRWFCHAIAVKLGRQLNVEDYWSDVLGNALSTTLFIREQILDASAVPFLLHIKEFDRLFDHAATAQTVLPVLRSWYEEARHDAGWQRLRQVVSYATESYLPLDINQSPFNVGLPIPLPEFTPAQVNDLVAWHGLELDAVAQQQLMTLVGGHPQLIRLALYHLRQQALTLTELRQQAAERTGIFHSYLQEMLVRVQDGPEQMAVLKELVMSDRPISLDPILAYQLEATGLIKSTSTGWIMSLELYRDYLRNALFSLYE
- a CDS encoding REP-associated tyrosine transposase, coding for MPDYRRVYTPGGAVFLTLVTYNRKTLFAQPENIQRLRQAAAIVKTEMPFDITAAVILPDHLHFVWTLPPHDDNYSKRVGRLKVLFTRSFKGNVALPQDVCLSRQRQRESDVWQRRFWEHTIRDEADWIGHINYLHYNPVKHGFVGCPHQWEFSSFRQFVKNGFYAKDWGCRCGGQEAGVEYEGASLVVGE
- a CDS encoding AAA-like domain-containing protein, which gives rise to MTSSFCYHVGGCLQADAPNYVVRQADRDLQAALQAREFGYVFSSRQMGKSSLLIRMKQQLQATGAACAYLDMTRLGTTGLTQTQWYAGVVMSLLQSLGLSQRLQFHDWWQAHAELTLVQRLNHLVETVLLPEETGPPLYIFIDEIDSLLSLEFSTDDFFAWMRACYNQRSHDPRYRRLTFALFGVTTPTDLMADKQRTPFNVGRAIPLTGFTLAESAPLQAGLEPWVDHPSAVLKSILDWTAGQPFLTQKLCDLAVQTAQQAEMQPLSLSSGMAELWVEELVRSRILDHWEAQDEPIHLRTIRDHLFWHQNRTGRILGIYQALLQGQTIPTDDSREQVDLLLSGLLVRQGNRLAIKNRIYQEVFTEPWVERQLQRLRPYAAALTGWVTRDRQDPTYLLQGQTLQQAEQWAQGKSLSDLDYQFLAASQDAERQRIQHLLDAKAESERFFRQLAEAVPQIVWIVEPDGNLSYSNQQGKDFSGLPLEALQGQQRMNVVHPDDRPGSRAAWENAHATGEPYEVQLRMRDAEGNYRWFLNRAVPIRDAQGQVMKWFGTSTDLDDVKRVEEAKRLQEVEARLVEQEKRLQQEQRARRLQRSLLGSVSLALLVSTLLGSFAFWEKRQSALREVAAITNASEAQFASGNRLDALVAAMQAQTRLNQLSQAPASLATQVEADLRRASFQVVERNRFGTDAGIVLGTAVNAEGRIASAHLSGAIALWHPDGRLIQVLTGHEGEVMDVAFSPDGKILISTGRDGTVRWWTADGTPIKTVNAHQNRGMAVDVSPDWQWIASASEDQTVKLWSRDGQLQQTFRGHDDFVWDVAFSPDSQTLASASWDNTLKLWSMNGQRLQTFANRQVSEKGENRLVSVTFSPNGQTIATGDWYGDVIWWQRDGTWLRTQSEHDNAVISLAFSPDGQTLASSSWDDTIKFWNTEGNLIKTLAGHATGTWEVQFAGDNQRLISGGGDSLLRLWQLQPESLTVLRGHQASVWGVAWTPDGHIVSASADGTLKQWNAQNHLQHSITVERGESWTVAVSPNDGAIAAVHNDGSLTLWDGAGNLRQTVLAHEDVAFDVAYNANGQAIATTGWDGAIRLWSDDGTAQQTLIADQQRLNAVAFSPDDQWLAAVGDDQILRLWQRQASGQFVIPPQIELTADTENLLDVAFSPDSQYVATAGEGGLVKLWTLAGEPVKTLEGHTARVNAIAFIPSNSGLPTDWGTVLVTASWDKSIKLWGLDGTLRLTLEGHEERVLDVDFAPATATHGPMLASSGIDDVVIVWPLDQLLNPDQVMAAGCTWVQDYLATHPEVATQVNICQKP